AGGTTTGATTCCATCTGCACTCCAAGCAAATGAGCTTCCTAGGAAGTACTGGTTCTCGATATAGATGAAGTCTTTAGCTCGTCTAATGGCATGAATGTATGCATCTTGAATACTCCTATCAATGATGTTATCTTTACCACTCACAAGACCTGCTTCTGCTGCAGCTTCAGGGGAATCAGGAAACGCAGCAGCTGCTCCACCATCTATTGATCTAAAAAGCTGAACGTTCCACGAGTCATGATCCTCCGAGAACAGAACAGGAGAAGGAGggatgataatgtcatcaagaTCTCTTATCTTAACCAAAATATCTTTACCGCCTTGCCTATTCCACCTCTGCTCAAAGTTATACAAGACATCCCATGCAATAGCTCCTTCAAGACGGCAGTGAATGTCATGCCACGGCTCTCTAGGACCGCCTTTTGTTATCGCCGCGCCAGGGAAGTTTGGTTGATGGAAGTCATCATGATGAACAGTGTCCAGTGTCCTAAACAAGGAGTGGAATGGTGTGTCGTATCTTCCATCACAAAGATCAAGACCACCAATAAAACTCACAATCCTTCTTGATTTTGTTCTTGATGATCCTCCTGGCATTTCACTGTCTACCACAACTATCTTTTGGTGATGAGTGAACATAGTTGAGACTTGCAAGTTTTGGACAATGCTTCCACCATCATCAGGGTTACGAGGACACAAAACACAGTTCACATCAGTTCCTTGAAAGAAATTCTCAGTTTCTTCATCATGAGTAGCCATAAGCCCATCTTGTTTCAGCAAATCGACCGATGTTCTATCGTCCCAAACCAGTAATATAACTTTAACACCTTCACTAGCTTTCTTCTTGAGTATCTCACCAATAGTCAAATCTCCTCCTTCCTTAGGCCTCCTTGAGTCCCTCACCAGAGAGATCTCAGCGTAAACAGACCAACCAGTGATGTAAATTAAGTGCTTAGCATTAGTAATAGCATCAAATATATCCTCCCAACACCGACTCGCCTCATAGTGTTTCCCTCCAGCTAGAGGGATCTTAGGGACAAAGTTTCCAGGAATGTGAGCATCTTGATACAAAGAAACTTTGCATCCTCTTCTTTGAGagaagaaagtgtatggaaCTCCAGGAAACTTAACACTTTTGATACCGCGGTTCCAGTTTTTATCCTTTTCAACTCCAAAGTACTGAAGCTTCACATGGATCTTTGATCCTCCTTCAACGGGTTTCTTCTCAGTGTCTAAAATCTCAACCCATCTATCAACTTCCTCTCCGTGGAGAATATCTTCAACAGGAATGTAAGCTCTTCCTATTAATGTTGCACCAATGGGGTTATCGTCTTTGACTGTGAAGATAACATGTTTAGCCATGTGACCACAGTAGATATGAAATGATTCATGCCACTTTGGGTTGTTTGGTTCGtttgttatttttcttgttCGACCAACTCTGGCTTTCTCTAGATCGATTGTAGCGTATAGCTGAGGTTCTCCTTTGCCAACCCCGATTGTTTCTTCCACATTTGCTAGAATCTTAAAAGATTAGAAACAAATATCAAAGTGAatcgagaaatttaaaactaaaaacattaCAAATGATAATTAATACCTTGCCGAAGAAGCCTGATCTGCCTCCTTCACTCCCATGAAGAGAATCAACTTCATATATTGTAGCATGTAACCTTCCATGCAACAAAAACTCTTCCATTTTATCTCGTCTATAAACATTAAAACCCAATTCCAAAACATTAGGCAAATAGTATTCGTTTCTTTGTTACATTAGTAGTTAAATAAAATGTAGGATAATACATGCTTCAAGATCAGAGATTAGTATATCACTTGTCTTAACTATATTCAGGCGCGCAAGAAACTAAACCGGTCGATAATCAAACCCAAAAAGTATGGAAAGAGGATACAATTtgtaagagaaaaagaaaacaaaatggaTTTGAGAGAGAAGACGTATTACCTGCAAAACTCACAGAGATTGATAGAGAGATGAGAGAAGCTGGTTTGTTAAGAAATTCGGATTTTGATCCGAGAAGGAAGCTACTTTGAATGAGTGCTAAATTGTGTGTGGAGCTGCTTGATATATTTTGTGATATTAATAGAAGTTGATGCAAAGACGAAATGAgttttacaaataaaaagatTTAGACGTAACGGTCTGTGACGATTCAGCTCCAAAAACCACGCGATGTGAGTTTTAAGACATTGTCCAGATCACAGATAAACGATGACACTAAAGTCGATCGATAGAACATGTTTTTGTAGAAGGCCTTGCTCTACGCGAGGCAGTACGATCATGCGCTAACTTGGGACTGACGACGGTGGCTTTTGAAGCTGATTCGACACAACTCATCAAAGCCGTGAATATGGAAGAGTGCCCAGAGTGCCCAACGGAGCTTTACGGAGTCTTTTCTGATATTTTCTCCTATGTCTcagcttttgattttgtttctttctcttggATCCCTCGTGAGAGGAATTCTCTTGCAGACACCTTAGCTAAGAATGCATTGAATGTAGCAGGTACTTTGGTTGTTGGTGAGACCTTTATGGCAGCTAACTAACCGTTTAATATTAATCGAAatatgtgtttaaaaaaaaaaagaacatgttTTTGTAATCTTTAgtgattttaggaaaaaaataaccagaaattttgatctttttgttACACATGCTTTTCAAAATTATTGCAAAACTTTACATAGCTTAGTATTTACACTATGACTTATACttgaaacaaatatttaatcCACAACATATAAACTTGAATACTACATGACTAATGAccggaaaataaatataaaagtgagtATTTAAATGATTTGTTCAAGTTATAAACACGTactaggataagatccgcgccttgcgcggtattaagttattatttttattatattttggagaatgaaacaatagtttggcttcatttggattacgggtgttcaacccggatatcgggttagtttcggttcggttcggtttttttcggtatttggttagtaaaatataactactattctaaatcaatatttactttgactttagtctttcacatacttttgaaagatttcaactggacgactaaattgatcagccaatcttgttgctttaaatcattagtgtttatatatatatatattatttagtttgaatatttattaaataaaaattcatatgcgttatattttatgatcatttgtaacttattataacaaaaaaataatctattgatcacaaaattttcagagtgagaatattcaaatttctaataatatatagacattttgaaaaattcaaatataacatataagaaaaaatataaatgtttttattatatatttaatgtgattttttaatatctttcaataatataaaattaaaaaaagaactaagacacaaaaattgttatcaaatatttattattcataataattaattttaatatatacgttaatcatattaggtaatttcgtagcttctaattaaggaaagtacaaaaaaaattttggtagattatttatcaattagatagttagtttaataaaaaatataatgtaagtcaagatggactaacctatttttctaagaatagtatattttatatagtcatttattaaatgagaatttataatcatacagttctatgatcattcatatcattttataactgaatatttaaataatcgataacaaaaatttcaatgtgaaatctttaataagtttataatttataaatgtttttgaaaattcattgaaagttttaatattaaaatatttatgtaatcttatggtatatagtataatctatatatatatatatatatatatatataaatatatatattttattattaaatgatattttttactcatatggttttaaaataatgtgtatcttcttataatattaaataaaagttcatattaatacaattttatgatcatttgtaacttattacgacaaaaaaaataatctattgatcacaaaattttcagagtggggatattcaaatttctaataatttatagacgttttgaaaaattcataatataacatataagaaaaattataaatgtttttattatatatttaatgtgatttttaattatattttaataatataaaattaaaaaagaactaagatacaaaaattgttatcaaatatttattattcattataattaattttcacatatacgttaatcatattaggtaatttcgtagcttttatttaaggaaagtgcaaaatattttttggtacgttatttatcaattcgatagttaatttaataaaaagtgtaatataagttaagatgaaccaacctatttttctaggaatagtatattttgtatagttatttattaaataagaatttataattatacagttctatgatcgttcatatcgttttataacaaaatatttaaatcatcgatagcaaaattttcaatctgaaatctttaataaatttataatttataaatgttcttgaaaattcattgaaagttttaatattaaaatatttatgtaatcttatggtatatagtgtttaatatatatatatatatatttatt
The window above is part of the Brassica napus cultivar Da-Ae chromosome C3, Da-Ae, whole genome shotgun sequence genome. Proteins encoded here:
- the LOC106428589 gene encoding phospholipase D alpha 2, which gives rise to MEEFLLHGRLHATIYEVDSLHGSEGGRSGFFGKILANVEETIGVGKGEPQLYATIDLEKARVGRTRKITNEPNNPKWHESFHIYCGHMAKHVIFTVKDDNPIGATLIGRAYIPVEDILHGEEVDRWVEILDTEKKPVEGGSKIHVKLQYFGVEKDKNWNRGIKSVKFPGVPYTFFSQRRGCKVSLYQDAHIPGNFVPKIPLAGGKHYEASRCWEDIFDAITNAKHLIYITGWSVYAEISLVRDSRRPKEGGDLTIGEILKKKASEGVKVILLVWDDRTSVDLLKQDGLMATHDEETENFFQGTDVNCVLCPRNPDDGGSIVQNLQVSTMFTHHQKIVVVDSEMPGGSSRTKSRRIVSFIGGLDLCDGRYDTPFHSLFRTLDTVHHDDFHQPNFPGAAITKGGPREPWHDIHCRLEGAIAWDVLYNFEQRWNRQGGKDILVKIRDLDDIIIPPSPVLFSEDHDSWNVQLFRSIDGGAAAAFPDSPEAAAEAGLVSGKDNIIDRSIQDAYIHAIRRAKDFIYIENQYFLGSSFAWSADGIKPEEINALHLIPKELSLKIVSKIKAGERFKVYVVVPMWPEGIPESGSVQAILDWQRRTMEMMYKDVIKALREKGLEEDPRDYLTFFCLGNREVKKDGEYEPTEKPEPDSDYIRAQEARRFMIYVHTKMMIVDDEYIIIGSANINQRSMDGARDSEIAMGGYQPYHLSVRQPARGQIHGFRMSLWYEHLGMLDETFLDPSSQECVKKVNRVADKYWDLYSSESLEHDLPGHLLRYPIGIASQGDITELPGCECFPDTKARILGTKSDYMPPILTT